The window TGCCGCTCCGGGTCCTTCGTTATGAGGACCGCCTTCCACTGTTTCCGCCTGACTGGGCACGTCGTGTTGATGAACACTTCCAAatggcgcgtcgcgcgtaCCAGCAAAAGCGCGAATGTCTCTCCCCCCGGGCAGCTTCGCTGCAtgtcgcggcgcagactccACAGGGGCCTGCAGAGCAGTTCCTGAAAGAGAGCGTGCCATACCTCCCTCCCGTTGGCTGTCCGAGGTCTTGGCATATCGAACGTGTTTTTCTGTCACTGCCTTGAAGACACCGTCGTTGTGCAGTGGCAAGCCGACACCCTGaaacgcgccgctgcctcccggCTGCTCAGCAATGGAGACAGGTAaggaagcgcggcgctgaagagTTAGAGTGTTGCCGCTTGAGGGCTGTTCATACGTGCCTCGTCGACGAATGGGAACTGCCGTTCCTGTGTCCCCGGAAGAAGTCGGCAGTCGCCCCGAACCGAAACCTGCCCATGATTGAAAGGGCGTTGCAGGCGTAGTGTGCGGCCATGAATCCGCAACAGCTTGAGACAGGGGCACGGTCGGCAGGTGGTAGTCTACTGAGTGCCGTCTGGCAACAGACTCTCCAGATTGCCGCGCTGTGTCTTGGAATGTCTTTGTAGCACCAGCACCTGCTGTCGTCCCGCAAGTGAAAGACAAATTCTCGTCGGTTCCGCGCACTACATGCGGTGTGATGCTTATCTGCATTGAAGATGGCAGACTGGGAGAGGACGGGTTTTTGCCTGGCATAAGCCCGAAAAGTCCCCTTCGCACGGCCTCCCTAACAGATACGACAGGCAAGACCTCGACCAGTCCTCGAGCACTTGGGCGAATATcaagagaagacgcgggggCTTCCACCTTCGACGGCGCACCCAGGTGTGTCTCTCCGGACTTCAGGGTTATCGTTGAAGCGGTTGCGGCCGTGGGTCGATCAACGTCAGGGGCAGGTGTCGGTGGTGATTCAAACCAGGCGCTCCTATGAGCGACTGGACTTCCCGCCATGCCCGTGAAGTCTCCGAAGTCTGACGGACTATGGGTTTAGGTGCCACCGAGGGCACGCCTGGGTCATTCTAAGCGGCTCGCTTGCCTCTAAGAGGCTGGATCGACTCTGTTTGTTCCTGTGTGTTGTGAGCAAGCACAAGCATATCCCATGACGAATGAATCAGAGCCTATTTGTAAGCATTGAGGGCCCCCGGCTCTGTCGTCGTTGACGCCGTCCCGCCCAGTTTGAGGGATTTGCAATATCGCTGCCTCCAACAAGACGGCTGCACCCTCTACCATACTTATACCGTAAACGATGGTGCTGTTGCGCGCATTCCATGGGGCCCATTTTTGGGTCATCCGTGGGGCAGAATCCAAGAAGCTGACGAAAACATTTATACGCCGGGTAAGAACGGCACTTGAAACTCCGTTGATGAATTAAAAAAAAGTATTGTTCTCTTACCCGGGCTTAGAGTTTCTTGACCGCTATGGTAGTACTTCATGCGGCGTTTGAGCACCGCCTCAGCAGTTTTCAGAATGAGCTACTGACCTCGGTTTTCCACCCGCATCCCCGCCGAACCGCTCCGACTCGCTTTAGTGAAAGCAACTGTGGGAACCAATAACTGCACACCCAATCAGTCATCGATTTGCGTCTGCAGTAGCTCGCATCCGATAACATGCGGCCACCCTGTGATTTCGGCGAGCTGGGAGTTAGGCAATCTGCATCAACGCCACAGAACAAAGGAATCAACGAGGAGACTTAGGTGCGGGAAAACACCATCGCGTTTCGCCCCTGCTTTGCATAGAAACTGGCAGCTCTACATGAGACGTGACTTCACGGCTCCTGAATCTCTTCTCAATCTGGAAGGATGTAAGAACGTTGCTCCAACCTAACCGATCGGCAAGGTGTAGCGCGCCATAGATGTACACGAGTACAGCCTAATATGTTCCCACGCCATCACGTGAATCATGAGCGAAGCATAACTCCTGAGCTTCCTACTTATAGCGTACAAATTTCAGCAGGACTTCTTAGGCAGCAGGAAGTGCGAATGCGGTCGAGAATGCGGCCTCACCATGATGAGAGTGCCCCTCCGAAAGCTTGCGTATTATTTCGCAAGGCCTCCGGCGCTGGTTCTCCATCCAGGCATAGCTGTAATGGACAGACTCATCGTATTCCTTTCAAAATATCTCCGAGGTACTGCCACTAAAGCGAACGACTTTGAAGCGGTACAGTCCTCAGCGCTCTCATGCGGTCACTAAGCGCTCTGCGCAAGAAAACTCTTCCGCTCCTGCGGTTAGTTGGAAGCTCGGAACTCAACGCCGACACAGGGGTGAGCACACCGATGAGGCCGGGTCACGTGGGTAGTCTGGTGAGACTAGCCAGCTAACCGGTGTCGCGTCGCACGGACTGCAGAGATGAGGGTGAGCGGGGCCTCTGTGCCAAGGCAACACTCGTGCAAGTATaggtgctgcggcgctgcggttCCTCTAATACAACCTAGGGTTTTCGATAAGGCATGTCAGCGAGTGCAGTAGCCCTGACACAGACCCGACCATAATAAAATAGGAGGGCTTCAATTACATGCGTTAGCGGGGAATTCATGCTGAGCGACGAACAACAAAGCAACATGCCAAAATGGCTTTCACTTGAGCATACACCGTAACGTGTTTTTTATCGACCACAGCAGGCAGATCCAGTGGAGCTCAATGTGGTGGCGCCATTCTAGGTGTAGAGCAACGCTGGTGCAACTGATATCTCGCCAGAGCGCATGGACTAGGCAATTGAGTCCGCATGGTACGGCGCAGATGCATCAGGGCATCCATACGGGCTACAGAACAACGCCTTGCAGTACGTGTGGTGAGCTGTGTTGAGGTGGCCAGCCGGACCTGAGTCCCCAAACTCTTCTGGAACGAGGCCTCTTAAACGTGCATCCTTCGGATAACTCTTGTCCCTTTTATCTTGGAACAATGACGTTTGTTCCGCTATATTGTAATACATCGAAGTCTCGTGACGACCGCTGGGGAGCGCATATCTCGTGGTGGCGGTGTACAAGCATCCATAGCACTCAAGCCCGTTTTTTTGGTTCCCATGTAGCACATACCGCCCCAAAACGTGCATGCTCTTCTTGCAGCAGTCGCACCACGATGTCGCGCCGCTACAGGACCATAAGGATGGCTCCAACGAGACCTACAGCGGCAACGATCACGGATCGCGCATAACTTCTGGTGGCAGATAGAAGCGCCTAGCAAGAGTGGTGACTAAGAACGATATATGAACAGGTAGCAGTTCGTGCTCACCTAAAAACTTGGCAGTGTCATACCGACAGTGTGAGAATTCGACTACAGCGTGTGAATTTCGGCATCCTGCTGCCGCACGCATGCGACGACTGTCTCCGATACTTCGGCGTCATCACGAGACACGGCAGTGCGCCCGACTACGATGAGTAGATGCAGATGCCGAAATAGACATTCTGTAGAGCCTAAAGAGTGACAAGGGCTTACCAGTAGCTAAATAGATATGGTAATTATGAAGGTCATTCTTTAATAGATAAACGTGTTTATTATTGGAGCGATGCTATTCAGACAAGCAGCTCAGCCGACGGAACGGCGGCACGCCAGCCTGTCGGGTCCACCGCCGCCCGGTGACGTCCCTCATCGGGATACCCGGAGAGAACCTCACCGCTGGTGTCGTCACGTGAGACCGCTTTTTTTCTGGGCCCAGCCCAGCACATCGCTGTTATGCAGTGATCTCTCACCAAATCCGTCACTGCCTTCGTGGCGCCACGTAGCCATGTTCGGTAACTGGTTGCGCCAGTATTCGCTGAGCAAATACGTGAAAAGCTTATGATATTTCTCCCCCTCCGTTATCGTGGGAGAACTGTGGAACTACACAAGTAAATGGGGAAGTCGAAActgcgacagcagcaggcgctaCTGTCTTTCCGCGCGGGGTGAGGCGCATCACAAGAACAGTCGCGTGGTCAACCTAAGCCTCGTCGTAAAGCTCAACGGT is drawn from Besnoitia besnoiti strain Bb-Ger1 chromosome VI, whole genome shotgun sequence and contains these coding sequences:
- a CDS encoding hypothetical protein (encoded by transcript BESB_067420), which encodes MAGSPVAHRSAWFESPPTPAPDVDRPTAATASTITLKSGETHLGAPSKVEAPASSLDIRPSARGLVEVLPVVSVREAVRRGLFGLMPGKNPSSPSLPSSMQISITPHVVRGTDENLSFTCGTTAGAGATKTFQDTARQSGESVARRHSVDYHLPTVPLSQAVADSWPHTTPATPFQSWAGFGSGRLPTSSGDTGTAVPIRRRGTYEQPSSGNTLTLQRRASLPVSIAEQPGGSGAFQGVGLPLHNDGVFKAVTEKHVRYAKTSDSQREGGMARSLSGTALQAPVESAPRHAAKLPGGRDIRAFAGTRDAPFGSVHQHDVPSQAETVEGGPHNEGPGAADDPTLSPEAAEKPMPHLEAAGERKFPLSSLTPPDSTMGQSGEGRGRIDKAAADASLVKGNSLYPCVFVAYDEQPRVCVNISPTFQPQVRVRRSSAPSVQIFTDLPMAICQCFQKPVDTVTKPARLVPAWLRGGAGRADVDAGSIEGAERVEHAQGPQVLKPLESRGPSGYIAGEQEWLWHVAQPTILIQPATSQGSNRATGYNAGGQRGRGHQPFVVVDVTTAWWPTVQLQYVDDEQQDETADTSIEAGSTDVQKKEPVVGPGICVWSQENPGCVDQRLTTRA